Within the Deltaproteobacteria bacterium genome, the region CATCTCGCCCCGCGTGCCGCCGATCTTTCACATAACAAACAGCTCATCGTAGCAGCCGTCCGTAAAGCCGCTGCTCTGGGAGCGCGGTGGATTCTCACCCCTGAGCTGAGTGTGAGTGGGTATACCTTTGCCGATCAGATTGGGACGGATTGGATCATGTCGCAACCTGATGCGTGGATGAGCGAACTGTGCCGACTTACTGCGCGGTTACGGATCACTCTTGTCCTTTCACACCCCGAGCGTGATCCGGACACCCAGAAGCTCTACAATTCACTGTTTGTGCTGGGGCCAACCGGCGAGCTTCTTGGTAGACATCGGAAGATCAACCCCCTTCGCGTCGGCGCCGAGGCCTGGGCCACGCCGGGAGCGCCCAGCCTGCCGATTCGCATTCCACCGTATGACCGTGTCGGCATGCTTATCTGCGCCGATGCCTATTCGCCAGAGATCGCCCAGCAGCTCCATCGCGATGGAGCACAACTGCTGGTCTCCAGTGCCGCCTGGGCACCGGGGTTGTATGGACCGAATGGGGAGTGGGAACGCTGTACTCGTGATACTGGACTCTCACTGTTGGTTTGCAATCGCACCGGACCCGACCGCACCTTAGACTTTACCGAGGCCGAGAGCGTCATTGTGAAGGATGGTCGCCGCCTCTTGTCCTTGCAGTCAGAGCGTTCAGCCATCTTCATGATCGAGTGGAATCTACAGACACAGAGTCTGGCGACAACCAAGTACCAGACCCTGGATCTTTGACGGAGCAG harbors:
- a CDS encoding carbon-nitrogen hydrolase family protein, whose translation is MVPPRALTRRQFLKTSALSAATLRLAGVTPNQMTASPSLPIAFLHLAPRAADLSHNKQLIVAAVRKAAALGARWILTPELSVSGYTFADQIGTDWIMSQPDAWMSELCRLTARLRITLVLSHPERDPDTQKLYNSLFVLGPTGELLGRHRKINPLRVGAEAWATPGAPSLPIRIPPYDRVGMLICADAYSPEIAQQLHRDGAQLLVSSAAWAPGLYGPNGEWERCTRDTGLSLLVCNRTGPDRTLDFTEAESVIVKDGRRLLSLQSERSAIFMIEWNLQTQSLATTKYQTLDL